A part of Candidatus Omnitrophota bacterium genomic DNA contains:
- a CDS encoding DegT/DnrJ/EryC1/StrS family aminotransferase, which translates to MTLTKASRSPVRPKNNFLVFGQPLIENEDIREVTATLRSGWVGAGPQVRRFEEMFRHYKGSRHTVGLNSCTAAIHLSLLAAGIAPGDEVISTPMTFCATINAIIHSGARPVLADCEPDSMNISPAEIESKVTPKTRAILIVHFAGRPCDMDAVMTIARKRRLSVIEDCAHAIEAEFHGKKSGTFGDTGCFSFYATKSIVTGDGGMAVTDNEEWARKIRTLSLQGMDKDAWKRFDGEGGDHYQVVECGYKYNMTDIMAALAIPQLKRLEERWKRRAEIWQRYQEAFADIPIATPKPPDPDTRHAYHLYPVLIDERTSGLTRDEFRAAMARENIGVGVHYRSAPEHPLYQKKLGWKPQDYPNACRIGRQTVSLPLSARLTDEDAADVIQAVRKIIKSRGDC; encoded by the coding sequence ATGACACTCACCAAGGCGAGCCGCTCGCCCGTCAGACCCAAAAACAATTTTCTGGTTTTCGGTCAGCCCTTGATCGAGAACGAGGACATCCGGGAAGTGACGGCGACGTTGCGTTCGGGGTGGGTCGGCGCCGGTCCCCAGGTCCGTCGTTTCGAAGAGATGTTCCGGCATTACAAGGGGAGCCGGCACACGGTCGGCCTCAATTCCTGCACCGCGGCCATTCATTTGTCGCTTCTGGCGGCCGGCATCGCCCCCGGGGATGAAGTGATCTCCACCCCGATGACGTTTTGCGCCACCATCAACGCGATCATCCACAGCGGGGCGCGACCCGTCCTGGCGGACTGCGAGCCGGACAGCATGAACATCAGCCCTGCCGAGATTGAATCGAAGGTCACGCCGAAAACACGGGCGATCCTAATTGTCCATTTCGCCGGCAGGCCCTGCGATATGGACGCGGTCATGACGATCGCCCGGAAGCGCCGTTTGTCCGTGATCGAGGACTGCGCGCACGCCATTGAGGCCGAATTCCACGGAAAAAAGTCCGGCACGTTCGGAGACACGGGGTGCTTCAGCTTTTACGCGACGAAAAGCATTGTGACCGGGGACGGCGGAATGGCCGTGACCGATAATGAGGAATGGGCGCGGAAAATCCGAACCCTGTCCTTGCAGGGCATGGACAAGGACGCCTGGAAGCGGTTCGACGGCGAAGGGGGAGACCATTACCAGGTTGTCGAATGCGGATATAAATACAACATGACGGACATTATGGCCGCCCTCGCGATCCCTCAATTGAAACGGCTCGAGGAGAGGTGGAAACGGCGCGCAGAGATTTGGCAGAGGTACCAGGAGGCCTTTGCAGATATTCCCATCGCCACCCCGAAACCACCGGATCCCGACACACGGCACGCGTATCATCTGTATCCCGTTTTGATCGATGAGCGAACTTCAGGATTGACGCGGGACGAGTTCCGAGCGGCCATGGCCAGGGAAAACATCGGCGTCGGGGTCCATTATCGGAGTGCGCCCGAGCATCCTTTGTATCAAAAAAAATTGGGCTGGAAACCGCAGGATTATCCGAACGCCTGCCGGATCGGCCGGCAGACCGTCAGCCTTCCGTTGTCGGCCAGGCTGACCGACGAGGACGCGGCCGACGTCATTCAAGCCGTAAGAAAGATCATCAAATCCCGGGGAGATTGTTGA
- a CDS encoding TIGR04282 family arsenosugar biosynthesis glycosyltransferase: protein MRPEPERTALVIFAREPRPGQVKTRLLERLSIRQVDALYKAFVLDVCGIARNARCDTRLIFYAGAPGRPFFLGRFRKDFTLRRQSGRTLGDRMASAFRFCFRRGFGRVVLIGTDCLTITARDIEKAFRNLENSDCVLGPSRDGGYYLIGLRAPVPELFRGMVWGTGEVLAKSLEKLRKEKKACALLGVKSDIDTGRDLERYQRQLPRGRTTSTGRLLFRMPLAF from the coding sequence TTGAGACCTGAACCTGAGCGGACAGCCCTGGTAATCTTCGCGCGCGAGCCGCGTCCGGGACAGGTCAAAACCCGTCTGCTGGAGCGATTGTCCATCCGGCAGGTCGACGCGTTATACAAGGCCTTTGTTCTCGATGTTTGCGGGATCGCGCGGAACGCGCGGTGTGATACCCGGCTGATTTTTTACGCGGGGGCTCCGGGGCGTCCATTTTTTTTGGGGCGTTTCCGAAAGGATTTTACTCTTCGCCGCCAATCCGGCCGCACGCTGGGAGACCGGATGGCGTCGGCTTTCCGCTTTTGTTTCCGGCGGGGGTTCGGCCGGGTTGTCCTGATCGGAACAGATTGCCTGACGATCACGGCGCGGGACATCGAGAAGGCTTTCCGCAACCTGGAAAATTCCGACTGTGTCCTGGGCCCCAGCCGGGACGGCGGGTATTATCTGATCGGACTGCGGGCGCCGGTTCCGGAGCTGTTTCGCGGAATGGTCTGGGGGACGGGAGAGGTTCTGGCCAAGAGTTTAGAAAAACTGCGCAAGGAGAAGAAGGCGTGCGCACTCCTGGGCGTGAAGTCTGATATCGACACGGGCAGAGATCTGGAGCGTTACCAACGTCAGCTGCCCCGGGGCAGGACAACGTCCACCGGCAGATTGCTTTTCAGGATGCCATTGGCTTTTTAA
- a CDS encoding phosphomannose isomerase type II C-terminal cupin domain, producing the protein MVKRVNKENIMQNGDTVSQRPWGHYIKLYQESGVWVKRVEVKPGQRLSLQKHEHRSEKWIVVSGQGIAVMDGQDIPLSAGSILDVPLGAVHRIGNTGKDILVFIEVACGKHLSEEDIIRFQDDYDRKDNR; encoded by the coding sequence ATAGTAAAGCGAGTCAACAAGGAGAACATCATGCAGAACGGTGACACCGTATCCCAGCGTCCCTGGGGGCATTACATCAAGTTGTATCAGGAATCGGGGGTTTGGGTCAAGCGGGTCGAGGTCAAGCCCGGCCAGCGGCTCAGCCTTCAAAAACATGAGCACCGTTCCGAGAAATGGATCGTCGTCTCCGGCCAGGGCATTGCCGTCATGGACGGGCAGGACATCCCCTTGAGCGCCGGGTCCATCCTGGACGTTCCCCTCGGGGCCGTCCACCGGATAGGCAATACAGGCAAAGATATCCTTGTGTTTATTGAAGTGGCCTGCGGGAAGCATCTCTCCGAAGAAGACATCATCCGCTTTCAGGACGACTACGACAGAAAAGACAACCGCTGA
- the rpoN gene encoding RNA polymerase factor sigma-54 → MVYFLHMKMTTQTGQRQFLAPTMQQSIEVLLLPIMDLTIAVEQELQSNPLLEIDEDQPKELSPSAESQLKRDLENLLKASNSRQRSEDMEEEAEENTGLKIQETLEEHLLKQFRFEFSDPVDLKIGEFVIGNIDEDGYLTVTTEEIARAAGVTGLSRIEAVLGAIRKFDPQGIASRDLKECLLSQAGEKLNGHSRLAVQIIERFLTEMGHKKYALIARELGVPVEEIKEAGRMIALLDPKPARNYRPVPSNIYIKPDVVVTKGPDGRYQTIMNKDAVPRLRINVTYKNMLKNQKLLPAEKEFIQEKLKNAVLFMRSIEQRGQTIQEIAKFVVERQKEFFEKGHTSLVPMSLKDAAQALDRNESTISRAINQKYIDTPQGLFPLKFFFSQAVGNPHGPTSTEPSCSRGIKEEIRDLVENEDKARPLSDQDIQDHFKGKGVDIARRTINKYRQLLRILPSHLRKQ, encoded by the coding sequence ATGGTATACTTCTTGCATATGAAAATGACCACCCAGACAGGCCAAAGGCAATTTTTGGCTCCGACCATGCAGCAATCCATTGAGGTTCTTCTCCTGCCGATCATGGACCTGACAATAGCCGTGGAGCAGGAACTCCAGAGCAATCCTCTCCTGGAGATTGATGAGGACCAGCCCAAAGAACTCTCTCCTTCCGCAGAATCACAGCTCAAACGCGACCTTGAAAACCTTCTGAAAGCCTCCAACTCCCGCCAAAGATCCGAGGACATGGAAGAGGAGGCAGAAGAAAACACCGGCCTGAAAATCCAGGAAACCCTTGAAGAGCATCTTTTAAAACAATTCCGGTTCGAATTTTCCGACCCGGTCGATTTGAAGATCGGGGAATTCGTCATCGGCAATATCGATGAAGACGGGTATCTCACGGTCACAACAGAAGAAATTGCCAGGGCCGCCGGCGTGACCGGCCTCTCCCGGATTGAGGCCGTCCTCGGGGCCATCCGAAAATTTGATCCGCAGGGCATCGCGTCCCGGGACCTGAAGGAATGCCTGTTGTCCCAGGCCGGCGAAAAACTGAACGGGCACAGCCGCCTGGCCGTCCAGATCATCGAACGGTTCCTCACCGAAATGGGACATAAAAAATATGCCCTGATCGCCCGTGAACTCGGCGTCCCTGTTGAGGAGATCAAGGAAGCCGGCCGGATGATCGCCCTCCTGGACCCCAAACCGGCCAGAAATTACCGCCCCGTCCCTTCCAACATTTATATCAAACCCGACGTAGTCGTCACAAAAGGCCCGGACGGCCGCTACCAGACCATCATGAACAAGGACGCGGTGCCACGGTTGAGGATCAACGTCACCTACAAAAATATGCTGAAAAACCAGAAGCTCCTGCCGGCGGAAAAAGAATTCATCCAGGAAAAACTCAAGAACGCCGTCCTTTTCATGCGCAGCATCGAACAGCGGGGACAGACCATCCAGGAAATCGCCAAATTCGTGGTTGAAAGGCAGAAAGAATTTTTTGAAAAGGGGCACACGTCTCTGGTCCCCATGTCCCTCAAGGACGCCGCCCAGGCCCTGGACCGCAACGAGTCCACCATCAGCCGGGCGATCAACCAAAAATACATCGATACCCCGCAGGGATTGTTTCCCCTCAAATTCTTTTTCTCGCAGGCCGTCGGCAATCCGCACGGGCCGACCTCAACAGAACCCTCCTGCAGCCGGGGAATCAAGGAAGAGATCAGAGATTTGGTCGAAAACGAGGACAAAGCCCGGCCCTTGTCGGACCAGGACATTCAGGATCACTTCAAGGGGAAAGGCGTGGACATCGCCCGCCGGACGATCAACAAGTACCGCCAGCTTCTCCGCATCCTGCCTTCCCACCTTCGAAAGCAGTAA
- a CDS encoding MerR family DNA-binding transcriptional regulator — MNKRLTITEVADIVGISPKTLTRWEKLGKIRKPKRDWRGWRVYEEGDLSEIKKFHDTLIEV; from the coding sequence GTGAACAAGCGATTGACAATTACAGAGGTTGCCGACATTGTCGGGATCAGTCCCAAGACTCTCACGCGCTGGGAAAAGCTTGGCAAGATCCGCAAGCCCAAGCGGGATTGGCGGGGATGGCGGGTTTATGAGGAAGGGGATCTTTCAGAAATTAAGAAATTTCACGACACATTGATTGAAGTATAA
- a CDS encoding polysaccharide biosynthesis/export family protein encodes MMNCRLRILLAAVLAAGTWQGAGPVALAQNFADMEEQSVADEQTQAPQAAEGAQPAEVVHIDPVSDENLKAVVDMTKESALTADEAERYTLGPTDVIEVTIMRHPEVSGQYEVNSEGKIQYGFVGDVVVLDLTKEQVSQSIKERLSEYIVNPEVTVTIVGYNSKVVYVVGEVGQPGKIFMRGNTITVREALMQAGLPLLSGITKKSRLITPSEGGNMVKKEVDVYSLLYEGDLRENLIMNPGDILYIPPTFLTKTMRAIAPVTTPIRDASGGARAASGTGF; translated from the coding sequence ATGATGAATTGCAGATTGAGGATTTTGTTGGCGGCTGTGCTGGCGGCGGGGACATGGCAAGGAGCCGGTCCCGTGGCATTGGCGCAGAATTTTGCGGACATGGAAGAACAATCGGTTGCCGATGAGCAGACCCAGGCCCCACAGGCAGCAGAGGGCGCCCAGCCGGCCGAGGTTGTTCATATCGATCCGGTGAGCGATGAAAATTTGAAAGCCGTTGTGGACATGACCAAGGAATCGGCCCTGACCGCGGATGAGGCCGAGCGCTACACCCTTGGGCCGACCGACGTCATTGAAGTAACCATCATGCGGCATCCGGAAGTCAGCGGACAATACGAGGTCAACAGCGAAGGCAAAATTCAGTATGGATTTGTGGGGGATGTTGTCGTCCTGGATTTGACCAAAGAGCAGGTGTCCCAGTCTATCAAGGAAAGGCTTTCGGAGTATATCGTCAACCCCGAGGTAACGGTCACGATCGTGGGATATAACAGCAAGGTCGTTTATGTGGTTGGCGAAGTCGGCCAACCCGGCAAGATTTTTATGAGAGGCAACACGATCACCGTCCGCGAGGCCCTGATGCAGGCCGGTTTGCCCCTTCTGAGCGGGATCACGAAAAAGAGCCGGCTCATCACGCCTTCCGAGGGTGGGAACATGGTCAAAAAAGAGGTCGACGTGTATTCTCTTCTCTATGAGGGTGATCTGCGGGAAAATCTGATCATGAATCCGGGGGATATCCTTTACATCCCGCCCACATTCTTGACGAAAACAATGCGAGCCATTGCCCCTGTCACCACTCCGATCCGCGATGCCTCCGGGGGTGCCAGAGCAGCCTCTGGTACTGGTTTCTAA
- a CDS encoding GNVR domain-containing protein, translated as MSELNEESFPVMSYLKIFFRRKELFIIPAFLGLILGICTSFLLPKQYESQSVILVQEGKSDNPLFDKLAVSTTVGQRLNTIKESMLGWDNINKLIKRLHLDKDVKSTREYENLVDRIRGDISLKLRGANIIYLSFIDQDPQVAKDVVESITTIFIERNQEIQNLETSDAILFIEEQLKVYKGKIKSAEIAKLQDQLNELLVDSTDKHPMVRQLRERISMKRDELEKENLTYTEPDKLAVETTSPLIDTIKNALDTVEARPEAGGAPEKPEDALVKVMLFDKIGNVLARDVQVNEGIYNLLLQRLETAKITQRLQSSKEGTRYLVTEPPRVPLEPFKPNRVLVALTGLFLGGFIGFILVVACEFLDKSFIDVEEAKEFLGVPLLGGISKINTLETIKQEQDRIRWLYSLTVVAGVALVIITVAFTNFLK; from the coding sequence ATGAGTGAATTGAACGAAGAAAGTTTCCCGGTGATGAGCTACCTGAAGATTTTTTTCAGGCGCAAGGAACTGTTTATCATCCCGGCGTTTTTGGGGCTTATCCTGGGGATTTGCACGAGCTTCCTTCTCCCCAAACAATACGAATCCCAAAGCGTGATCCTCGTCCAGGAGGGGAAAAGCGACAATCCGTTGTTTGACAAACTGGCCGTTTCCACGACCGTCGGACAGCGCTTGAACACGATCAAGGAGTCAATGCTCGGCTGGGACAACATCAACAAGCTGATCAAGCGGCTTCATCTGGACAAGGACGTTAAGTCCACGCGGGAATATGAAAATCTTGTCGACCGGATCCGGGGGGACATTTCGCTCAAACTCCGGGGTGCAAACATCATTTATCTTTCCTTTATTGACCAGGACCCGCAGGTCGCCAAGGACGTCGTTGAGAGTATCACCACGATCTTTATCGAGCGCAACCAGGAAATCCAGAACCTCGAGACCTCCGATGCCATCCTGTTCATCGAGGAACAATTGAAAGTTTACAAGGGAAAAATCAAGTCCGCCGAGATCGCCAAGCTGCAGGACCAGCTCAACGAGCTCTTGGTGGATTCCACCGACAAACATCCGATGGTCCGCCAGCTACGGGAAAGAATCTCCATGAAGAGAGACGAGCTGGAAAAAGAGAATTTGACGTATACGGAGCCGGACAAGCTCGCCGTGGAAACGACAAGCCCTCTAATCGACACGATCAAAAACGCTCTTGATACCGTGGAGGCCAGGCCGGAAGCGGGCGGCGCGCCGGAAAAACCCGAAGACGCGCTGGTCAAGGTCATGCTTTTTGACAAGATCGGCAATGTCCTGGCACGGGATGTCCAGGTGAACGAGGGCATCTATAATCTTCTCCTGCAGAGACTGGAAACCGCCAAGATCACCCAGCGCCTGCAGTCCTCCAAAGAAGGAACCCGTTACCTGGTGACCGAGCCGCCGCGTGTGCCGCTGGAACCTTTCAAGCCCAACCGCGTCCTCGTGGCGCTGACGGGCCTGTTTCTCGGCGGTTTTATCGGTTTTATTCTGGTGGTCGCGTGCGAGTTTCTCGACAAGAGTTTTATCGATGTGGAGGAGGCCAAGGAATTCCTTGGTGTCCCGCTTCTGGGAGGGATTTCCAAGATCAATACGCTGGAGACAATCAAACAGGAGCAGGACCGGATCCGGTGGCTTTACAGCCTGACGGTGGTGGCCGGTGTGGCACTGGTGATCATCACCGTGGCGTTCACGAATTTCTTGAAATAA
- a CDS encoding AAA family ATPase, with protein MYNKFYGFNESPFNMTPNSRYFFESAKHTEALSTLVYAIEQRKGFVVITGDIGSGKTTVCRALLNRLNAFTQTALITNTHISGKDLLCTVLEDFEVEYTPGSKARLLSQLNAYLIEQLRNDHNVVLIIDEAQNLSPSVLEEVRMLSNLETEHEKLIQIIFLGQPELKQKLAMPRLEQLRQRIAVYFHLTPLDKEDSLKYIRHRLHVASASGREYFTEEALQRVYEFSRGVPRLMNQICDSALLSGFIYGASIIDEKIMQEVIKESPMEQIAASAQKTIRKLDDFEAGKVEGLIQTG; from the coding sequence ATGTACAATAAATTTTATGGTTTTAACGAATCGCCGTTCAACATGACGCCCAATTCGCGTTACTTCTTCGAGAGCGCCAAGCATACCGAGGCGTTGAGCACCCTTGTTTACGCGATTGAACAGCGCAAGGGGTTCGTGGTCATCACCGGTGATATCGGTTCCGGCAAGACCACCGTCTGCCGCGCTCTCCTGAACCGTCTGAACGCGTTCACCCAGACCGCGCTTATCACCAACACACATATCAGCGGGAAAGACCTTCTGTGCACTGTCCTCGAGGATTTTGAGGTCGAATACACGCCTGGATCCAAGGCGCGGCTTTTGTCCCAGCTCAACGCGTATCTCATCGAGCAGCTGCGCAACGACCACAACGTGGTCCTGATCATCGATGAAGCCCAGAATCTTTCTCCCTCGGTCCTTGAGGAAGTCCGCATGCTTTCCAACCTGGAGACCGAGCATGAAAAACTCATTCAGATCATTTTCTTGGGACAGCCGGAGCTGAAGCAGAAGCTCGCGATGCCCCGGCTGGAACAGCTCCGGCAGAGGATCGCGGTGTATTTTCATTTGACCCCTTTGGACAAAGAGGATTCCCTCAAATATATCCGGCACCGCCTTCATGTCGCCAGCGCCTCCGGCCGCGAGTACTTCACAGAAGAGGCCCTGCAGCGCGTTTATGAGTTTTCCAGGGGCGTCCCGCGTCTCATGAACCAGATTTGCGACAGCGCTCTCTTGAGCGGGTTCATTTACGGCGCTTCGATCATTGATGAAAAGATCATGCAGGAGGTCATCAAGGAATCTCCGATGGAGCAGATTGCGGCTTCGGCCCAGAAAACTATCAGGAAACTGGACGATTTTGAGGCCGGTAAAGTCGAGGGATTGATCCAAACCGGATAA
- a CDS encoding CpsD/CapB family tyrosine-protein kinase, with the protein MGKITEALRKAADDRLHRIEKISKVKEQEVLIIKKMEGSHVDPRIITYFDPKALITEQYKILRTNVLSLNQGKPPKAIVITSSIHSEGKTITAINLAMAVAQSVQKPKVLLIDADLRRGRLNKYLGVSQKTGLSEVLSGNAELGDALFKIDMDNLSFISSGAVPDNPAELLGSEQMRRLLADVKTQFDHVFIDTPPIISVTDSGIVGPLADGVILVVQAGRTQRGIVKRATELLQQTRAKLLGHVLTNIEYHLPEYIYRYL; encoded by the coding sequence ATGGGAAAAATTACGGAAGCGTTACGGAAAGCCGCGGATGATCGGTTGCACCGCATCGAAAAAATCAGCAAGGTGAAAGAGCAGGAGGTTCTCATCATCAAGAAGATGGAGGGATCCCATGTGGACCCCCGGATCATCACCTATTTTGATCCGAAGGCCCTTATCACGGAACAGTATAAAATTTTGAGGACCAACGTCCTCTCTCTGAACCAGGGCAAGCCCCCGAAGGCCATTGTCATCACCAGTTCCATTCATTCCGAGGGAAAAACCATCACGGCGATCAATCTGGCCATGGCGGTGGCCCAATCCGTCCAGAAGCCCAAGGTCCTCCTGATCGATGCTGATTTGCGGCGCGGCCGCCTTAATAAATATCTCGGCGTTTCGCAGAAAACCGGACTTTCGGAGGTCTTGAGCGGCAATGCCGAACTCGGCGACGCGCTGTTCAAGATCGACATGGATAACCTCTCCTTCATCTCCTCAGGTGCCGTTCCGGACAACCCCGCTGAACTGCTCGGCTCCGAGCAGATGCGCCGCCTTCTCGCGGACGTTAAGACTCAATTCGACCACGTCTTCATAGATACCCCCCCCATCATCTCCGTCACGGACTCCGGGATCGTCGGCCCCCTGGCCGACGGCGTTATCCTTGTTGTGCAGGCCGGGCGCACCCAGCGCGGGATCGTCAAGCGCGCAACCGAACTGCTCCAGCAGACCCGTGCCAAGCTCCTGGGTCACGTCCTGACGAACATCGAATACCACCTCCCGGAGTACATTTATCGATACTTGTGA
- a CDS encoding SDR family NAD(P)-dependent oxidoreductase, giving the protein MAKFLITGGAGFIGSNIAELLTKQGHYVRVLDNFYSGKEENLSFAKGLGKNKFELVRGDIRDKDSAEKACAGVDAVMHQAALRSVPKSMNDPESYNDVNINGILNMLKAAAKQKVKRFVFASSSSVYGDTDQFPETESQYPLLISPYALSKLAGEYYCRIFSAHFGVETVCLRYFNVFGPKQALDDEYAVVVPKFTHCILNDEQPPVFGTGKQSRDFTYIENVISANYLAATTPGIKHEVVNVANGKSQTVLYLIEALNKIIGKNIQPKLLPVRAGDVFRTEADISKITRVLKYKPVVEFEEGLKRTVDYFRKIFNK; this is encoded by the coding sequence ATGGCCAAATTTTTAATCACCGGCGGCGCCGGTTTCATCGGGTCCAATATCGCGGAGCTTCTGACCAAACAGGGGCATTATGTCCGCGTGCTTGATAATTTTTATTCCGGGAAGGAAGAGAACCTATCCTTTGCCAAGGGGCTGGGCAAGAACAAGTTCGAGCTGGTCCGCGGGGACATCCGCGACAAGGACTCCGCGGAAAAGGCCTGCGCGGGCGTTGACGCCGTCATGCACCAGGCGGCACTGCGGTCCGTCCCCAAGTCGATGAACGACCCCGAGAGTTACAACGACGTGAACATCAACGGCATCCTCAACATGCTCAAGGCCGCGGCCAAGCAAAAGGTGAAGAGGTTCGTGTTCGCCTCCTCAAGCTCTGTCTATGGCGACACCGACCAGTTTCCCGAAACGGAAAGCCAGTATCCGTTGTTGATCTCCCCCTACGCCCTGAGCAAACTGGCCGGCGAGTATTACTGCCGGATTTTTTCCGCGCATTTCGGCGTGGAAACGGTCTGCCTGCGGTATTTCAACGTGTTCGGCCCCAAGCAGGCGCTGGATGACGAATACGCCGTCGTTGTCCCCAAGTTCACCCACTGCATCCTCAATGACGAACAGCCGCCCGTTTTCGGGACCGGCAAGCAGTCGAGGGACTTCACCTACATTGAAAACGTTATCTCGGCGAATTATCTGGCCGCCACCACACCCGGCATCAAGCACGAGGTGGTCAACGTGGCCAACGGGAAATCGCAGACGGTCCTTTATCTTATAGAGGCGTTGAACAAAATTATCGGCAAGAACATTCAGCCCAAACTTCTTCCGGTCCGGGCCGGCGATGTGTTCAGGACGGAAGCGGACATCTCGAAAATCACCCGGGTGCTCAAATACAAGCCGGTTGTCGAATTCGAGGAAGGGCTGAAGCGGACCGTGGATTATTTCCGGAAAATCTTTAACAAGTAA
- the rfbA gene encoding glucose-1-phosphate thymidylyltransferase RfbA, translating to MKGIVLAGGKATRLYPITKGVSKQLLPVYDKPMVYYPLSVLMLAGIRDILLISTSQALPSFRELFGDGSDFGIRISYAVQDEPRGIADAFRVGEKFIGEDRVALVLGDNIFFGHGLVDELKHAVGQETGATVFAYYVKDPERYGVVEFDKNNNAVSIEEKPKVPKSSYAVTGLYFYDHDVVSIAKALKPSARGEVEITDINQAYLKNNKLKVALLGRGYAWLDTGTYESLLDASAFIRTIEDRQGLKIGCLEEVAYHMKFIDKDQLLRLADNIKTNYGEYLRSLTKKG from the coding sequence ATCAAAGGAATTGTTCTGGCGGGAGGGAAGGCCACCCGGCTTTATCCCATCACAAAGGGTGTCAGCAAACAGCTTCTTCCGGTTTACGACAAGCCGATGGTGTATTACCCTCTTTCCGTCCTGATGCTGGCCGGGATCAGGGACATCCTGTTGATCTCCACATCGCAGGCCTTGCCGTCTTTCCGGGAGCTGTTCGGGGATGGCAGCGACTTCGGTATCCGGATCAGCTACGCCGTTCAGGACGAGCCGCGCGGCATCGCGGACGCCTTCCGGGTCGGTGAAAAATTCATCGGCGAAGACCGCGTCGCCCTGGTCCTGGGGGACAATATTTTTTTCGGCCACGGCCTTGTGGATGAACTGAAGCACGCTGTTGGCCAGGAAACCGGCGCCACGGTGTTCGCCTATTACGTCAAGGACCCCGAGCGCTACGGGGTTGTGGAATTCGACAAGAACAACAATGCCGTTTCCATTGAAGAGAAACCCAAAGTCCCGAAATCAAGCTACGCCGTCACGGGGCTTTATTTTTATGACCATGATGTTGTCTCGATCGCCAAAGCCCTCAAACCATCGGCCCGGGGCGAGGTCGAGATCACGGACATCAACCAGGCCTATCTGAAGAACAACAAGCTCAAGGTGGCTCTGCTCGGGCGAGGTTATGCTTGGCTGGACACCGGGACCTATGAATCCCTCCTGGATGCCTCGGCGTTCATCCGCACCATTGAGGACCGGCAGGGGCTCAAGATCGGCTGTCTGGAGGAAGTCGCCTACCACATGAAGTTCATCGACAAGGACCAGCTTCTGCGGCTGGCCGACAACATCAAAACCAACTATGGTGAGTATTTGCGTTCTTTGACCAAGAAGGGTTAA
- the rfbC gene encoding dTDP-4-dehydrorhamnose 3,5-epimerase: MPFRCQKMDIPEVLLIEPAVFPDERGYFAEIVKATDFRSFGIAKDIVQVNHSHSIQGVLRGLHYQKSPKAQGKLVSVIEGEVFDVAVDVRKGSPTFGRWLGMNLDAEKKKMLYVPEGFAHGFCALTPTAQVIYYCTEIYSPPEERGIRWDDPALGISWPLQKPLLSKKDSDLPFLKNADNNFHYAEK; the protein is encoded by the coding sequence ATGCCGTTCCGTTGTCAAAAAATGGACATTCCCGAGGTTCTGTTGATTGAACCCGCGGTTTTTCCTGACGAGCGCGGTTATTTTGCCGAAATCGTCAAGGCGACGGATTTCAGAAGTTTCGGCATCGCCAAAGACATCGTTCAAGTCAATCATTCCCACAGTATCCAGGGCGTGTTGCGTGGCCTGCATTACCAGAAGAGCCCGAAGGCGCAGGGAAAGCTTGTGAGCGTTATTGAAGGGGAAGTCTTTGACGTGGCCGTGGATGTCCGCAAGGGTTCGCCGACATTCGGCCGCTGGCTCGGAATGAACCTGGATGCCGAGAAAAAGAAAATGCTGTATGTCCCTGAAGGGTTCGCTCACGGATTCTGCGCGTTGACCCCGACGGCCCAGGTGATCTATTACTGCACGGAGATTTATTCGCCGCCTGAAGAGCGCGGTATCCGGTGGGACGACCCCGCCTTGGGTATCTCGTGGCCTTTGCAAAAGCCGCTTTTGTCCAAGAAAGACAGTGATTTGCCTTTTCTCAAGAATGCGGACAATAATTTTCATTATGCCGAAAAATAA